A window of the Ipomoea triloba cultivar NCNSP0323 chromosome 14, ASM357664v1 genome harbors these coding sequences:
- the LOC116005361 gene encoding glycine-rich RNA-binding protein 4, mitochondrial-like, with the protein MRRMQCLNAIPISAAAPLARRLMSSLACRNLFIGGLSYDTNEAVLKGAFESHGELIEVKVICDHKSGKSKGYGFVKFESETAASKALKEMDGQLLDGRSIRVHYAQKG; encoded by the exons ATGCGCCGTATGCAATGCCTGAATGCCATCCCCATCTCTGCTGCAGCCCCACTTGCCAGAAGGCTCATGTCAAGTCTCGCTTGCCGCAATCTGTTCATCGGAG GCCTTTCATACGACACCAATGAAGCTGTTCTAAAGGGAGCTTTTGAGAGCCATGGTGAATTAATTGAAG TGAAGGTAATATGTGACCACAAAAGTGGGAAATCCAAGGGCTATGGGTTTGTGAAATTTGAGTCTGAAACTGCAGCAAGCAAGGCTTTAAAGGAAATGGATGGCCAG TTATTGGATGGCAGAAGCATAAGAGTCCATTATGCCCAGAAAGGATGA
- the LOC116004174 gene encoding pentatricopeptide repeat-containing protein At5g56310 isoform X2: MLLTRLSRRKIGIWPSPLLRNLKHLHGNAGVFPPVDQSFEVLLKKCSTAAHIHQAHCYMLVRALDHDNILLNRFVATLSALGFSDYVYFSVFFAPNPDMYLYNTAIDALARQPRLSEQAISLYKRARVIGLKHDTYSIPFVLSAVIGDCGLIFTGRQIHCEAVRAGLNNDVHVGVSLVRTYSSCGLVSDARKVFDEMLHWDVALWNAIIAGYAKAGDMGSAADLFQRMPRRNVVSWTTIITGYAQGNQSHDAIAVFRRMMADSSGVKPDEVAMLAALSACANLGDLELGSIQKAVQLFESMTNKNVVTWSTLISGLATNGLGREALDMFSRMEGTGIKPNDVTLIAVLSACSHAGFVELGRWYFYTMEERYGIQPNIKHYGCIIDLLGRSGRLQEAEDLSKRMPFEANAAIWGSLLAASRNQANAGLGERALRHLLKVEPHNSGNYSLLSSIYASLGRWDEARASRIVMRDIGVRKKPGQSSIEVENRAYDFNSEDRSHPQLEGIYRTLLQLNEHLKMSRHTIWDYDHLLDSVSV, encoded by the exons ATGCTACTTACGCGGCTGAGCCGTCGTAAAATTGGCATATGGCCATCGCCACTACTCAGAAATCTTAAACACCTCCACGGAAACGCCGGCGTCTTTCCGCCTGTAGACCAATCTTTTGAGGTTCTGCTAAAGAAATGCTCCACTGCAGCGCATATTCATCAAGCCCACTGCTATATGCTCGTCCGAGCTCTGGATCACGATAACATACTTCTCAATCGATTCGTCGCCACTCTCTCCGCGCTTGGGTTCTCCGACTATGTGTATTTCTCAGTGTTCTTCGCTCCCAATCCGGATATGTACCTATACAACACCGCCATTGACGCTCTCGCTCGCCAGCCGCGTTTGTCCGAACAGGCCATTAGCCTCTATAAAAGGGCTCGAGTCATAGGTTTGAAGCACGATACTTACTCTATTCCGTTTGTGTTGAGTGCCGTTATCGGCGATTGTGGATTGATATTCACCGGCCGGCAGATTCACTGCGAGGCTGTTAGGGCAGGATTGAACAATGATGTCCACGTGGGGGTGTCGCTCGTACGTACGTACTCTTCTTGCGGGCTTGTTTCCGATGCACGaaaggtgtttgatgaaatgcttcATTGGGATGTGGCGCTGTGGAATGCCATAATAGCCGGCTACGCCAAGGCTGGTGATATGGGTAGTGCAGCTGACTTGTTCCAGCGTATGCCCAGGAGAAATGTTGTTTCTTGGACTACTATCATAACTGGTTATGCTCAGGGAAATCAGTCTCATGATGCTATTGCTGTTTTTCGGAGAATGATGGCTGATTCAAGTGGAGTCAAGCCCGATGAGGTAGCCATGTTGGCTGCACTCTCGGCTTGTGCAAATTTGGGTGACCTTGAGTTGG GGAGCATACAGAAGGCTGTACAACTTTTCGAGAGTATGACCAACAAAAATGTGGTAACTTGGTCAACATTGATCTCTGGGTTGGCTACTAATGGCCTTGGAAGAGAAGCTCTCGACATGTTTTCTCGAATGGAAGGGACTGGAATTAAGCCTAATGATGTGACTTTAATAGCTGTACTTTCTGCCTGCAGCCATGCTGGTTTTGTTGAATTGGGTCGCTGGTATTTCTATACAATGGAAGAAAGGTATGGGATTCAACCCAACATTAAACACTATGGCTGCATCATTGATCTTTTAGGGCGTTCTGGTCGCCTTCAAGAGGCTGAAGACCTAAGTAAAAGAATGCCTTTTGAAGCAAATGCAGCTATATGGGGATCACTGCTTGCTGCATCTAGGAACCAAGCCAATGCTGGACTTGGGGAGCGAGCTCTTCGGCACCTACTCAAAGTGGAGCCTCATAATAGTGGCAATTATTCACTTCTGTCTAGCATATACGCTTCTCTTGGTAGGTGGGATGAAGCTAGGGCATCAAGGATAGTCATGCGGGATATTGGTGTTAGAAAGAAGCCAGGTCAGAGCTCTATTGAGGTGGAAAACAGAGCTTATGACTTCAATTCAGAGGATAGGTCGCACCCTCAGCTTGAGGGGATATACAGAACTCTGCTGCAGTTAAATGAACACTTGAAGATGTCAAGGCACACAATTTGGGATTATGACCATCTGCTTGATTCTGTTTCTGTATAA
- the LOC116004174 gene encoding pentatricopeptide repeat-containing protein At5g56310 isoform X1, whose amino-acid sequence MLLTRLSRRKIGIWPSPLLRNLKHLHGNAGVFPPVDQSFEVLLKKCSTAAHIHQAHCYMLVRALDHDNILLNRFVATLSALGFSDYVYFSVFFAPNPDMYLYNTAIDALARQPRLSEQAISLYKRARVIGLKHDTYSIPFVLSAVIGDCGLIFTGRQIHCEAVRAGLNNDVHVGVSLVRTYSSCGLVSDARKVFDEMLHWDVALWNAIIAGYAKAGDMGSAADLFQRMPRRNVVSWTTIITGYAQGNQSHDAIAVFRRMMADSSGVKPDEVAMLAALSACANLGDLELGEWIHTYIEQHQLQRTISLKNALIDMYAKSGSIQKAVQLFESMTNKNVVTWSTLISGLATNGLGREALDMFSRMEGTGIKPNDVTLIAVLSACSHAGFVELGRWYFYTMEERYGIQPNIKHYGCIIDLLGRSGRLQEAEDLSKRMPFEANAAIWGSLLAASRNQANAGLGERALRHLLKVEPHNSGNYSLLSSIYASLGRWDEARASRIVMRDIGVRKKPGQSSIEVENRAYDFNSEDRSHPQLEGIYRTLLQLNEHLKMSRHTIWDYDHLLDSVSV is encoded by the coding sequence ATGCTACTTACGCGGCTGAGCCGTCGTAAAATTGGCATATGGCCATCGCCACTACTCAGAAATCTTAAACACCTCCACGGAAACGCCGGCGTCTTTCCGCCTGTAGACCAATCTTTTGAGGTTCTGCTAAAGAAATGCTCCACTGCAGCGCATATTCATCAAGCCCACTGCTATATGCTCGTCCGAGCTCTGGATCACGATAACATACTTCTCAATCGATTCGTCGCCACTCTCTCCGCGCTTGGGTTCTCCGACTATGTGTATTTCTCAGTGTTCTTCGCTCCCAATCCGGATATGTACCTATACAACACCGCCATTGACGCTCTCGCTCGCCAGCCGCGTTTGTCCGAACAGGCCATTAGCCTCTATAAAAGGGCTCGAGTCATAGGTTTGAAGCACGATACTTACTCTATTCCGTTTGTGTTGAGTGCCGTTATCGGCGATTGTGGATTGATATTCACCGGCCGGCAGATTCACTGCGAGGCTGTTAGGGCAGGATTGAACAATGATGTCCACGTGGGGGTGTCGCTCGTACGTACGTACTCTTCTTGCGGGCTTGTTTCCGATGCACGaaaggtgtttgatgaaatgcttcATTGGGATGTGGCGCTGTGGAATGCCATAATAGCCGGCTACGCCAAGGCTGGTGATATGGGTAGTGCAGCTGACTTGTTCCAGCGTATGCCCAGGAGAAATGTTGTTTCTTGGACTACTATCATAACTGGTTATGCTCAGGGAAATCAGTCTCATGATGCTATTGCTGTTTTTCGGAGAATGATGGCTGATTCAAGTGGAGTCAAGCCCGATGAGGTAGCCATGTTGGCTGCACTCTCGGCTTGTGCAAATTTGGGTGACCTTGAGTTGGGTGAGTGGATCCACACTTATATTGAGCAACATCAGTTGCAGAGAACTATAAGTCTTAAAAATGCACTTATTGATATGTATGCTAAATCAGGGAGCATACAGAAGGCTGTACAACTTTTCGAGAGTATGACCAACAAAAATGTGGTAACTTGGTCAACATTGATCTCTGGGTTGGCTACTAATGGCCTTGGAAGAGAAGCTCTCGACATGTTTTCTCGAATGGAAGGGACTGGAATTAAGCCTAATGATGTGACTTTAATAGCTGTACTTTCTGCCTGCAGCCATGCTGGTTTTGTTGAATTGGGTCGCTGGTATTTCTATACAATGGAAGAAAGGTATGGGATTCAACCCAACATTAAACACTATGGCTGCATCATTGATCTTTTAGGGCGTTCTGGTCGCCTTCAAGAGGCTGAAGACCTAAGTAAAAGAATGCCTTTTGAAGCAAATGCAGCTATATGGGGATCACTGCTTGCTGCATCTAGGAACCAAGCCAATGCTGGACTTGGGGAGCGAGCTCTTCGGCACCTACTCAAAGTGGAGCCTCATAATAGTGGCAATTATTCACTTCTGTCTAGCATATACGCTTCTCTTGGTAGGTGGGATGAAGCTAGGGCATCAAGGATAGTCATGCGGGATATTGGTGTTAGAAAGAAGCCAGGTCAGAGCTCTATTGAGGTGGAAAACAGAGCTTATGACTTCAATTCAGAGGATAGGTCGCACCCTCAGCTTGAGGGGATATACAGAACTCTGCTGCAGTTAAATGAACACTTGAAGATGTCAAGGCACACAATTTGGGATTATGACCATCTGCTTGATTCTGTTTCTGTATAA